Part of the Microbacterium sp. Clip185 genome is shown below.
CAGTACCGCACCGAGGCGCTCGATCTGCTTGCCGCTCACGCTCTCGCGTTCGCGCGCGTCGCTCAGGAGCGCCTGGAAGTTCCGGTTCGTCTCCACGAGCATGCGGGCGACGACCACGAAGACGGGAATGACGATGGCGAACAGCAGCACGCTCGCCCAGTTGGCCGATGTGAGCGGCACCCGCGTGAGCAGCGGCGGCGCGAGGATCGCGACGTAGACGCCCACGAGCCCCGCGGCCGCTCCTCGCCTGCCGCCGATGGTCGCGAGCCACACAGCGGGGAAGGCGGCGAGGGCGGCGATCGCGCGGACGTCGTTGTACATGGACAGCGCGAGCAGGATGGCGGCCACGAGGTCCGCTCCGGCGATCGCCGACTGCCGCGAGAAGGGCCACCTCTCGAACGGCAGGGCGAGGGAGATGACGGTCGCGGCCGCGACGATGAGGTAGCCGATGATCGTCAGCAGCGGCTGCTCTGGCATCACCCCCAAGATGGCCGCGACGACGGCGAGGAGTACGAACGTCGCCAGAATCGCCGATTGGGTCTGCGCGAAGAGATACAGTCGCGCACGCCATGCCGAAGTGCTGTCGGAAGCCACCCCTCCTCCGATCTCTCCGTCCCCACGACGGAACGCTTCCGTCCCCACGACGGAACGATTGACAGTAGCGCGCGCGGGGTTATCGGCGCGTCGCCCTTCTCGTACATCGGGTGGAGGTGTATACCCCCACCCGCTGCCCGAGTTGCGTCGCCTCTGCGCAACCGCACCACTTTCCCGCATCCGCCACACTCATTCACTGACGCACCTGCGCAGAACTGTGGCGGATGCGGGAGGGTTCGGCTCAGCTGAGCCGCCGCGAGAGGTGCACCGTCACCTGGTCCCCGATGTCCTTACGCAGTTTCCGCCGCACGCCGGAGTTGAGTGAGAGCATGTGCCCACCGCGCCCGGTCACCATGAGTCCCACATTCTCGAGCGACACATCGTCGACCGACAGATCGACGCGCACTGCGCGCTTTGTGCCGAAGAAGTCTGCAGAGCCGGGCACCTCGACGCACGACCAGGTCTGTCCCTTCACCTCTACGCCGATCGGCGCGGTGAAGGTGTGGTCGAGAGCAACGGGTTCGAACGACATGGCGCCTCCTCGGCATCGGTGAGTGTCGAAGGTAAGACTGCGCGAAGCGGGCAGAATCGTCGCATGGGCCGGAATCTCGTGAACGAAGACGCCGCCCACACCCGTTCGCCCCTCTCGCAGGCACGGTTCGAGAGCGAACTCGGGCCTCTGCGTGCAGAG
Proteins encoded:
- a CDS encoding DUF1905 domain-containing protein, giving the protein MSFEPVALDHTFTAPIGVEVKGQTWSCVEVPGSADFFGTKRAVRVDLSVDDVSLENVGLMVTGRGGHMLSLNSGVRRKLRKDIGDQVTVHLSRRLS